Proteins encoded by one window of Sorangium aterium:
- a CDS encoding acyl-CoA dehydrogenase, with translation MSNAQTHQNRYKADLREIRFLLFEQFRLDELLGSAPYDAWGRDEVGMVVDEAYKFACDVFGPLNAVGDRVGCRIEGGQVKTPPGFKDAWDKLYEAGWKSVSVSPTYDGQGGPFTLYTVVEEFLCGANAALNMYPGLTYGAAEVIEHFGTPRQRDLFLKRMYGGQWSGTMCLTEPQAGSDVGSSRTSAVKQKDGKYLIRGTKIFISGGDQDLTENVVHLVLARVEGAPPGTKGLSLFVVPKIRVNDDGSLGGSNDVVVGNIEHKMGINGSSTCVLNFGESDACLGELVGTVEHQGMPQMFRMMNGARISVGLQGVSVASSAYLNALEYAKDRKQGSSILQWKDATAPRVPVIDHPDVRRMLLDMKSRVEGIRALIIKLARHQDAVAVYQGKDDRAAAYNQGQVDLLVPLVKAYSSDQAFRVCETAIQTFGGAGYTKDYPVEQYCRDAKVFSIYEGTNHIQAMDLVGRKLGQGGGVNLQAFLNDVAEFVKANEKHPVLAASIKELREAHEAVAGTAMRLLSWFQMGKMPMVPLAANRFLEMMSELAIGWLLLDGAVIALKAMEGLPAGDAGAKDRAFYEGKKHAALYFAANVLPHAKLSAEILGREDSSALDIPADAFATV, from the coding sequence ATGTCGAACGCTCAAACCCACCAGAACCGTTACAAGGCCGACCTCCGCGAGATCCGCTTCCTCCTCTTCGAGCAATTCCGCCTGGACGAGCTGCTCGGCAGCGCGCCCTACGACGCGTGGGGGCGAGACGAGGTCGGGATGGTCGTCGACGAGGCGTACAAGTTCGCGTGCGATGTCTTCGGCCCGCTCAACGCGGTCGGCGATCGGGTCGGCTGTCGCATCGAGGGGGGGCAGGTCAAGACCCCGCCGGGGTTCAAGGACGCGTGGGACAAGCTGTATGAGGCCGGGTGGAAGTCGGTCTCGGTCTCGCCCACCTACGACGGCCAGGGCGGTCCCTTCACGCTCTACACGGTGGTGGAGGAGTTCCTCTGCGGCGCCAACGCGGCGCTCAACATGTATCCCGGGCTGACGTACGGCGCGGCCGAGGTGATCGAGCACTTCGGGACGCCGAGGCAGCGCGACCTCTTCTTGAAGCGGATGTACGGCGGGCAGTGGAGCGGGACGATGTGCCTGACCGAGCCCCAGGCCGGGTCGGACGTCGGCTCCTCGCGGACGAGCGCGGTGAAGCAGAAGGACGGCAAGTACCTCATCCGCGGCACGAAGATCTTCATCTCCGGCGGCGATCAGGACCTCACCGAGAACGTCGTGCACCTCGTGCTCGCCCGCGTCGAGGGCGCGCCCCCCGGCACGAAGGGGCTCAGCCTCTTCGTCGTGCCCAAGATCCGGGTGAACGACGACGGCTCGCTCGGCGGGTCGAACGACGTCGTCGTCGGCAACATCGAGCACAAGATGGGCATCAACGGGTCGTCGACGTGCGTGCTCAACTTCGGCGAGAGCGACGCGTGCCTCGGGGAGCTCGTCGGCACCGTCGAGCACCAGGGCATGCCGCAGATGTTCCGGATGATGAACGGCGCGCGCATCTCCGTGGGCCTGCAGGGCGTGTCGGTCGCGTCCTCGGCGTACCTGAACGCGCTCGAGTACGCGAAGGATCGCAAGCAGGGCTCGTCGATCCTCCAGTGGAAGGACGCGACCGCGCCGCGCGTGCCGGTCATCGATCACCCGGACGTGCGGCGGATGCTGCTCGACATGAAGAGCCGCGTGGAGGGCATCCGCGCGCTCATCATCAAGCTCGCGCGCCACCAGGACGCCGTCGCCGTCTACCAGGGCAAGGACGACCGCGCGGCCGCCTACAACCAGGGCCAGGTCGACCTGCTCGTGCCGCTCGTGAAGGCCTACTCGTCCGACCAGGCGTTCCGCGTCTGCGAGACGGCGATCCAGACCTTCGGCGGCGCCGGGTACACGAAGGATTACCCGGTCGAGCAGTACTGCCGCGACGCGAAGGTCTTCTCGATCTACGAGGGCACGAACCACATCCAGGCGATGGACCTGGTCGGGCGGAAGCTCGGCCAGGGCGGCGGGGTCAACCTGCAGGCCTTCCTGAACGACGTGGCCGAGTTCGTGAAGGCCAACGAGAAGCACCCCGTCCTCGCCGCGAGCATCAAGGAGCTCCGCGAGGCGCACGAGGCCGTCGCCGGCACCGCGATGCGGCTGCTCTCGTGGTTCCAGATGGGCAAGATGCCGATGGTGCCGCTCGCGGCGAACCGCTTCCTCGAGATGATGAGCGAGCTCGCGATCGGCTGGCTCCTGCTCGACGGCGCGGTCATCGCGCTCAAGGCGATGGAGGGCCTCCCGGCCGGCGACGCCGGCGCGAAGGACCGCGCCTTCTACGAGGGCAAGAAGCACGCTGCCCTCTACTTCGCGGCCAACGTGCTGCCGCACGCGAAGCTCTCCGCCGAGATCCTCGGGCGCGAGGACTCGTCCGCGCTCGACATCCCGGCCGACGCGTTCGCGACCGTCTGA
- the greB gene encoding transcription elongation factor GreB, whose translation MSDPAYITPSGARRLSEELARLRSVERPRIVQEVADAAAQGDRSENAEYIYGKKKLREIDRRMHYLTKRLEKAVVVDPSEQRGDKVFFGATVEIEDEDGARRTYQIVGEDEIDSAAGRISWRSPVGRSLLGKRAGDVITVRRPAGEAEMELISVRYG comes from the coding sequence ATGTCCGACCCGGCTTACATCACGCCCAGCGGGGCCAGGAGGCTGTCCGAAGAGCTCGCGCGGCTCCGCTCCGTGGAGCGGCCTCGCATCGTCCAGGAGGTCGCCGACGCGGCGGCGCAGGGCGATCGCTCCGAGAACGCCGAGTACATCTACGGCAAGAAGAAGCTGCGCGAGATCGACCGGCGGATGCACTACCTGACCAAGCGGCTGGAGAAGGCCGTCGTGGTCGATCCGTCCGAGCAGCGCGGCGACAAGGTCTTCTTCGGCGCGACGGTCGAGATCGAGGACGAGGACGGCGCGCGCCGCACGTACCAGATCGTGGGCGAGGACGAGATCGACAGCGCGGCAGGGCGCATCAGCTGGCGCTCTCCGGTCGGTCGATCGCTCCTCGGCAAGCGCGCGGGGGACGTGATCACGGTGCGCCGCCCGGCGGGCGAGGCGGAGATGGAGCTCATCTCGGTGCGTTACGGCTGA